A region from the Manihot esculenta cultivar AM560-2 chromosome 13, M.esculenta_v8, whole genome shotgun sequence genome encodes:
- the LOC110630467 gene encoding external alternative NAD(P)H-ubiquinone oxidoreductase B2, mitochondrial, with amino-acid sequence MRGFTFYERILRAFHDHPTLSKLVVLSSVSGGGLIAFADNSQSQNLISDSAEGESKKKKVVVLGTGWAGTSFLKNLKSSSYDVHIVSPRNYFAFTPLLPSVTNGTVEARSVVEPIRNIVRKKTFKVDFKEAECYKIDPVNKKIHCRSGHAKNLGGIEEFTMDYDLLVVAMGACSNTFNTPGVLEYAYFLKEIEDAQKIRRSIIDCYERASLPTISDEEKKRIMHFVVVGGGPTGVEYAAELHDFAVEDLARLYPSLKDYLKITLIEAGDHILNMFDARITKFATEKFSRDGIDVKTGSMVIKVSEKEISTKDGKTGQTSSIPCGMVLWSTGVATRPVIREFMKQVGQGNRRVLATDEWLRVEGCDDIYALGDCATIVQRSILEDIAAIFSKADKNNSGVLDVHDFKEVVEHICERYPQVNIYLKRKKLKNFNDLLKGAQGNDKKKIDIEMFKKALSEVDSQMKNLPATAQVAAQQGEYLANCFNRMEQCEESPEGPIRFRGTGRHRFRPFRYKHFGQFAPLGGEQTAAQLPGDWVSIGQSTQWLWYSVYASKLVSWRTRILVITDWFRRFTFGRDSSKI; translated from the exons ATGAGAGGATTTACGTTTTATGAGAGAATACTTAGAGCTTTTCATGACCACCCAACATTATCTAAGCTCGTTGTTCTCTCCAGTGTCAG TGGTGGAGGTCTGATTGCATTTGCTGATAACAGTCAATCCCAAAATTTAATTTCTGACTCTGCTGAAGGagaaagcaagaaaaagaaGGTGGTGGTTCTTGGAACTGGTTGGGCTGGCACAAGTTTTCTGAAGAACTTGAAAAGTTCATCATATGATGTTCACATTGTATCGCCTCGCAACTATTTTGCGTTTACCCCATTGTTACCGAGTGTTACAAATGGAACAGTGGAAGCTCGCAGCGTTGTTGAACCAATTCGCAACATCGTGAGGAAG AAAACTTTCAAAGTTGATTTTAAGGAGGCTGAGTGTTACAAGATTGATCCAGTGAACAAGAAAATTCATTGTCGATCTGGGCATGCCAAGAATTTGGGTGGGATTGAGGAATTCACAATGGATTATGACCTGTTGGTGGTTGCCATGGGAGCTTGTTCAAATACTTTCAACACCCCTGGTGTTCTGGAATATGCCTACTTCTTGAAG GAAATTGAAGATGCTCAGAAGATCCGTAGGTCCATAATAGATTGCTATGAGCGGGCAAGTCTTCCCACTATAAGTGACGAAGAGAAGAAACGGATCATGCACTTTGTAGTCGTTGGTGGAGGTCCAACGGGTGTTGAATATGCTGCAGAGCTTCATGACTTCGCAGTTGAAGATTTAGCTCGGCTATACCCTTCTCTCAAAGACTATCTAAAAATTACACTTATTGAGGCAGGTGATCACATTTTGAACAT GTTTGATGCAAGAATCACCAAGTTTGCCACAGAGAAGTTCTCTAGAGATGGTATTGATGTAAAGACAGGGTCAATGGTCATAAAAGTTTCTGAGAAGGAGATTTCTACCAAAGATGGAAAAACTGGCCAAACTAGTTCTATACCATGTGGAATGGTTCTTTGGTCAACTGGTGTTGCTACTCGTCCTGTCATTAGGGAATTTATGAAGCAAGTTGGTCAG GGCAACAGGCGTGTTTTAGCAACTGATGAATGGCTGAGGGTTGAAGGATGTGATGATATATATGCTCTTGGTGACTGTGCCACAATAGTTCAACGGAGCATATTG GAAGATATTGCAGCAATATTTAGTAAGGCAGACAAGAACAATAGCGGTGTTTTAGATGTGCACGATTTTAAAGAAGTTGTTGAGCACATCTGTGAGAGGTACCCCCAAGTGAATATTTATTTGAAAAGGAAGAAactgaaaaattttaatgactTGCTGAAGGGTGCTCAAGGGAATGACAAAAAAAAGATAGACATTGAAATGTTTAAGAAGGCTCTATCTGAAGTGGACTCTCAAATGAAAAATCTTCCTGCAACAGCTCAG GTTGCTGCTCAACAAGGTGAATACCTTGCAAATTGTTTCAATCGCATGGAGCAATGTGAAGAGAGTCCCGAAGGTCCTATCAGATTCAGGGGAACAGGCCGCCATCGATTTCGTCCCTTCAG GTATAAACACTTCGGACAATTTGCTCCGCTGGGAGGAGAGCAAACTGCAGCTCAACTTCCAGGAGATTGGGTTTCCATTGGTCAAAGCACTCAGTGGCTCTGGTACTCAGTTTATGCAAG TAAGCTAGTAAGCTGGCGAACAAGGATATTGGTGATAACTGACTGGTTCAGAAGGTTCACATTTGGAAGGGACTCTAGCAAAATCTGA
- the LOC110629925 gene encoding uncharacterized protein LOC110629925 yields MSILHYPDEINAPELQVWNNAAFDNGESEDSLRIKSSWWTQSLESSCSKENLSPVLEKSPVSLRSSVSSMPVKPLNANSLIANAQGNPLKLVSKPGSVSKNVILEEEKNRDERKIDKEIEDIEKEINRLSSRLEALRLEKAERSLKIERRGRIVPAKFMEPKQTVKIEEPLISSSKTTKINRRGVSLGPSEIFSGAKSRLLGKQEITPVPTQNRRKSCFWKLEETPELKATKERGKSLSPRSRKTVSKIQAPKMAATTVGSKKLAKKEDGFLALIQPKTLFKDGEKSATNKKPVKPGRVVPSRYNQFVTNLSNGSLTSSEVRKRSLPESDKEDGNKKRASRGSGVNQRIDSIKLKKKWEIPREVVMFKSEVVVEESVPSFAVMGDVLPKIKTSRCVNETPRDSGAAKRVADLVGKKSFFCTDEEETAGDSVCQALSFEEEDMKFSPP; encoded by the coding sequence ATGAGTATTCTTCACTACCCTGATGAGATTAATGCACCAGAGCTACAGGTGTGGAATAATGCGGCATTTGACAATGGCGAATCAGAGGACTCGCTGCGGATCAAATCTTCTTGGTGGACTCAATCTCTTGAATCCAGTTGCAGCAAGGAGAATCTGAGCCCTGTTTTAGAGAAATCCCCTGTTTCTCTCAGATCTTCGGTATCTTCAATGCCCGTCAAGCCCCTTAACGCCAACAGCCTCATTGCTAACGCGCAAGGGAATCCGTTGAAGCTTGTTTCGAAACCGGGTTCGGTGTCCAAGAATGTGATTCTGGAAGAAGAGAAAAATCGTGATGAGAGAAAGATAGACAAGGAGATAGAAGATATCGAGAAGGAAATTAACCGCTTATCGTCAAGACTCGAAGCGCTTAGGCTGGAAAAGGCGGAGAGGAGTCTGAAAATAGAAAGGAGAGGTAGAATTGTGCCGGCAAAATTCATGGAGCCAAAACAGACGGTCAAAATTGAAGAGCCATTGATTTCTAGTTCGAAAACAACAAAGATTAATCGAAGAGGAGTCAGCTTGGGGCCATCGGAGATATTTTCTGGAGCTAAGTCTCGGTTATTGGGTAAGCAAGAAATAACCCCTGTTCCTACACAGAATCGCAGGAAATCTTGTTTCTGGAAGCTTGAAGAGACCCCCGAGTTgaaagcaactaaagaaagaggaaagagTTTAAGTCCAAGATCGCGCAAAACTGTTTCCAAGATTCAAGCTCCGAAGATGGCTGCTACTACAGTAGGATCTAAAAAGTTAGCGAAGAAAGAAGATGGTTTTCTTGCATTAATCCAGCCAAAGACATTGTTCAAAGATGGAGAAAAATCAGCGACAAATAAGAAGCCAGTGAAACCCGGAAGGGTTGTGCCAAGTAGGTATAATCAATTTGTCACTAATCTCTCTAATGGGAGTTTAACTTCAAGTGAGGTTCGAAAAAGGTCTCTTCCTGAAAGTGATAAGGAAGATGGCAACAAAAAGCGTGCTTCTCGAGGCAGTGGCGTGAATCAGAGAATCGACAGTATCAAACTGAAGAAGAAGTGGGAGATACCGAGAGAAGTAGTGATGTTCAAAAGCGAAGTTGTGGTGGAGGAATCAGTGCCATCTTTTGCGGTGATGGGCGATGTTTTGCCGAAGATAAAGACTTCCCGATGTGTGAATGAGACTCCAAGGGACTCGGGAGCTGCAAAAAGGGTGGCTGATTTGGTTGGGAAGAAATCGTTCTTTTGCACTGATGAAGAGGAAACAGCAGGGGACTCTGTTTGTCAGGCTCTGAGCTTTGAAGAAGAGGATATGAAGTTTAGTCCACCTTGA
- the LOC110629926 gene encoding uncharacterized protein LOC110629926 isoform X3: MQQDSIWWLLLLHDLIHLLELESRGCDISEQIIQELQLDQISESVSRDIIGLCADATAGLFYAYDQNSTFQKLDNLAKDDKCQSTVTSVWATELYLDKVCKCKILIVGMDYHISCLYLRGPMGSLLCISMWHAFHEQCLIAHLTSHTNKTQATYSIHDTCKFRI, from the exons ATGCAACAAGATAGCATTTGGTGGTTGTTACTCCTACACGACTTGATTCATTTACTGGAATTGGAATCTAGAG gttGTGACATTAGTGAGCAAATTATACAGGAACTTCAGTTGGATCAAATATCTGAATCAGTTTCAAGAGATATTATTGGATTATGTGCTGATGCCACAGCTGGCTTGTTCTATGCATACGATCAAAATTCTACATTTCAG AAACTAGATAATCTTGCAAAGGATGATAAGTGCCAGTCAACAGTGACTTCAGTGTGGGCAACTGAACTATACTTGGACAAg GTTTGTAAGTGCAAAATCTTAATTGTGGGTATGGACTACCACATCTCATGCCTGTACTTAAGAGGACCAATGGGCTCCCTTCTATGTATTTCCATGTGGCATGCCTTCCATGAACAATGCTTGATTGCCCATTTGACAAGTCATACCAACAAAACTCAG GCAACATATAGTATCCATGACACTTGCAAATTCAGAATCTGA
- the LOC110629926 gene encoding vacuolar sorting protein 18 isoform X1: protein MQQDSIWWLLLLHDLIHLLELESRGCDISEQIIQELQLDQISESVSRDIIGLCADATAGLFYAYDQNSTFQKLDNLAKDDKCQSTVTSVWATELYLDKVCKCKILIVGMDYHISCLYLRGPMGSLLCISMWHAFHEQCLIAHLTSHTNKTQADYILDLQKQLTLLGEGTRKDLNGGIT, encoded by the exons ATGCAACAAGATAGCATTTGGTGGTTGTTACTCCTACACGACTTGATTCATTTACTGGAATTGGAATCTAGAG gttGTGACATTAGTGAGCAAATTATACAGGAACTTCAGTTGGATCAAATATCTGAATCAGTTTCAAGAGATATTATTGGATTATGTGCTGATGCCACAGCTGGCTTGTTCTATGCATACGATCAAAATTCTACATTTCAG AAACTAGATAATCTTGCAAAGGATGATAAGTGCCAGTCAACAGTGACTTCAGTGTGGGCAACTGAACTATACTTGGACAAg GTTTGTAAGTGCAAAATCTTAATTGTGGGTATGGACTACCACATCTCATGCCTGTACTTAAGAGGACCAATGGGCTCCCTTCTATGTATTTCCATGTGGCATGCCTTCCATGAACAATGCTTGATTGCCCATTTGACAAGTCATACCAACAAAACTCAG GCTGATTATATACTGGATCTGCAGAAGCAACTTACTTTACTGGGTGAGGGAACTAGGAAAGACTTGAATGGTGGAATAACGTAA
- the LOC110629926 gene encoding uncharacterized protein LOC110629926 isoform X4, producing the protein MQQDSIWWLLLLHDLIHLLELESRGCDISEQIIQELQLDQISESVSRDIIGLCADATAGLFYAYDQNSTFQKLDNLAKDDKCQSTVTSVWATELYLDKVCKCKILIVGMDYHISCLYLRGPMGSLLCISMWHAFHEQCLIAHLTSHTNKTQRDFSDKLPVW; encoded by the exons ATGCAACAAGATAGCATTTGGTGGTTGTTACTCCTACACGACTTGATTCATTTACTGGAATTGGAATCTAGAG gttGTGACATTAGTGAGCAAATTATACAGGAACTTCAGTTGGATCAAATATCTGAATCAGTTTCAAGAGATATTATTGGATTATGTGCTGATGCCACAGCTGGCTTGTTCTATGCATACGATCAAAATTCTACATTTCAG AAACTAGATAATCTTGCAAAGGATGATAAGTGCCAGTCAACAGTGACTTCAGTGTGGGCAACTGAACTATACTTGGACAAg GTTTGTAAGTGCAAAATCTTAATTGTGGGTATGGACTACCACATCTCATGCCTGTACTTAAGAGGACCAATGGGCTCCCTTCTATGTATTTCCATGTGGCATGCCTTCCATGAACAATGCTTGATTGCCCATTTGACAAGTCATACCAACAAAACTCAG AGAGATTTTTCTGACAAACTGCCAGTATGGTGA
- the LOC110629926 gene encoding vacuolar sorting protein 18 isoform X2 yields the protein MQQDSIWWLLLLHDLIHLLELESRGCDISEQIIQELQLDQISESVSRDIIGLCADATAGLFYAYDQNSTFQKLDNLAKDDKCQSTVTSVWATELYLDKVCKCKILIVGMDYHISCLYLRGPMGSLLCISMWHAFHEQCLIAHLTSHTNKTQKQLTLLGEGTRKDLNGGIT from the exons ATGCAACAAGATAGCATTTGGTGGTTGTTACTCCTACACGACTTGATTCATTTACTGGAATTGGAATCTAGAG gttGTGACATTAGTGAGCAAATTATACAGGAACTTCAGTTGGATCAAATATCTGAATCAGTTTCAAGAGATATTATTGGATTATGTGCTGATGCCACAGCTGGCTTGTTCTATGCATACGATCAAAATTCTACATTTCAG AAACTAGATAATCTTGCAAAGGATGATAAGTGCCAGTCAACAGTGACTTCAGTGTGGGCAACTGAACTATACTTGGACAAg GTTTGTAAGTGCAAAATCTTAATTGTGGGTATGGACTACCACATCTCATGCCTGTACTTAAGAGGACCAATGGGCTCCCTTCTATGTATTTCCATGTGGCATGCCTTCCATGAACAATGCTTGATTGCCCATTTGACAAGTCATACCAACAAAACTCAG AAGCAACTTACTTTACTGGGTGAGGGAACTAGGAAAGACTTGAATGGTGGAATAACGTAA
- the LOC110629926 gene encoding vacuolar sorting protein 18 isoform X5 produces MQQDSIWWLLLLHDLIHLLELESRGCDISEQIIQELQLDQISESVSRDIIGLCADATAGLFYAYDQNSTFQKLDNLAKDDKCQSTVTSVWATELYLDKPQNAVEPCGTQYNPSNQVSLAQ; encoded by the exons ATGCAACAAGATAGCATTTGGTGGTTGTTACTCCTACACGACTTGATTCATTTACTGGAATTGGAATCTAGAG gttGTGACATTAGTGAGCAAATTATACAGGAACTTCAGTTGGATCAAATATCTGAATCAGTTTCAAGAGATATTATTGGATTATGTGCTGATGCCACAGCTGGCTTGTTCTATGCATACGATCAAAATTCTACATTTCAG AAACTAGATAATCTTGCAAAGGATGATAAGTGCCAGTCAACAGTGACTTCAGTGTGGGCAACTGAACTATACTTGGACAAg CCCCAGAATGCTGTGGAACCATGCGGCACTCAGTACAATCCCTCGAATCAAGTCAGCCTCGCCCAATAG
- the LOC110629057 gene encoding RING-H2 finger protein ATL3 gives MSRSYNNFNPPPTGDRRTGREYGFHAPNNPDWSYPSSFPMLPRLPPPQVSPDGSRGVPYDPWPPAEDTLIPFRLLGFPMQEHSLRPFLLLNNGLGRESPPGLMEQRYSQGSSSTQADSRLTQDEQMKALKKLKKEIYNPVPKRISSRLCLYYRDEAAKILNEREREKEEDGKRCAVCLEDFEPKEMVMVTPCNHMFHEECIVPWVKSHGQCPVCRFTLCDPIRGSTAGPSNNNNNIPILPPNNLSPVDLISILRSMGIM, from the exons ATGAGTAGGAGCTACAACAATTTCAACCCACCCCCAACAGGGGATCGGAGAACTGGACGTGAATATGGTTTCCATGCTCCTAACAACCCTGACTGGAGTTACCCCTCATCATTTCCAATGCTTCCTAGGCTCCCTCCTCCCCAGGTCTCTCCG GATGGAAGCAGAGGTGTTCCTTATGATCCATGGCCACCAGCAGAGGATACACTGATCCCTTTCCGTTTACTTGG TTTTCCTATGCAAGAACATTCGCTTAGGCCATTTCTTCTCCTCAACAATGGCCTTGGAAGGGAGTCTCCTCCAGGACTAATGGAGCAAAGGTATTCTCAAGGGTCTAGTTCCACACAAGCAGACTCCCGATTGACCCAAGATGAGCAAATGAAAGCATTAAAGAAGTTGAAGAAAGAAATCTATAATCCTGTCCCCAAGAGAATTTCGAGCAGACTGTGCTTGTATTACAGAGATGAAGCTGCAAAGATTCTGAACGAGAGGGAAAGGGAGAAAGAAGAGGATGGAAAGAGGTGTGCAGTTTGCTTGGAAGATTTTGAGCCTAAAGAGATGGTGATGGTAACCCCATGCAACCATATGTTTCATGAGGAATGTATTGTGCCATGGGTGAAAAGCCATGGGCAGTGCCCAGTTTGCAGATTTACACTCTGTGACCCAATTAGAGGAAGCACTGCAGGACCCtcaaacaacaacaacaacatccCTATTTTACCACCCAATAATCTATCTCCAGTGGATCTGATTTCAATCTTAAGATCAATGGGAATCATGTAA
- the LOC122721453 gene encoding uncharacterized protein LOC122721453 translates to MRSASKAWMVAASIGAVEALKDQGFCRWNNAIRSIQQHAKNHFRSISLANNLSSSSSSSSSSSSSRGSSKLQEDRAKQSEESLRKVMYLSCWGPN, encoded by the coding sequence ATGCGGTCAGCAAGCAAAGCTTGGATGGTAGCAGCGAGCATTGGAGCGGTGGAGGCACTCAAAGACCAAGGCTTTTGTAGGTGGAACAATGCAATAAGGTCTATTCAACAACATGCCAAGAACCATTTCAGGTCAATCTCTCTGGCCAACAAcctctcttcctcttcttcttcttcttcttcttcttcttcttccaggGGTTCAAGCAAACTCCAGGAAGACAGGGCAAAGCAGTCAGAGGAGTCCCTTAGGAAAGTCATGTACTTGAGTTGTTGGGGTCCCAACTGA